One part of the Leptolyngbya sp. FACHB-261 genome encodes these proteins:
- a CDS encoding histidine kinase yields MTQPPFPLPPGVQELSAVGQQPDSVLKLLLFVDRRPGAQELIRQARSLLERLGSGLQMELEVVDICEQPYLVEHFKLVATPALVKINPSPRQTLAGNNLVYQIEHWWPRWQQELVEASSDGASLDQGKREADSLAASAQVLRLSDELFRLQQEKEELQQQLAFKDRILAMLAHDLRNPLTAASIALETIELSGDRLTPQLMAQMVRHARTQTKAMNRMITDILQAARGTSAEFTIAACQFDITHLCKEVLLHLRNRFDSKQQTIEEDLPTDLPLVYADTERIRQVLINLLDNASKYTPAGGTIQMRAMHRTTQKVQISVGDNGPGIPEENRERIFEDQFRLKRDEAQDGYGIGLSLCRRIIRAHYGQIWVDSVPGCGSSFHFTLPVFDQKRSTQ; encoded by the coding sequence TTGACGCAACCGCCCTTCCCCTTGCCTCCAGGCGTGCAAGAGCTATCCGCAGTGGGACAGCAGCCCGACTCTGTCTTGAAGTTGCTGCTGTTTGTTGATCGGCGCCCAGGTGCACAAGAACTGATCCGGCAAGCCCGCTCACTGTTGGAGCGTTTGGGCTCTGGCTTGCAAATGGAATTGGAAGTTGTCGACATTTGTGAGCAGCCCTACCTAGTCGAACACTTCAAGCTAGTTGCAACCCCTGCCCTGGTCAAAATCAATCCGTCACCCCGCCAGACCCTAGCTGGCAATAATCTGGTTTACCAGATTGAGCACTGGTGGCCTCGTTGGCAACAAGAGCTGGTTGAAGCCAGCTCCGATGGCGCGAGCCTCGACCAAGGCAAACGCGAGGCTGATTCGCTGGCGGCTTCGGCTCAGGTTCTGCGTCTATCCGATGAGTTGTTTCGGCTGCAGCAGGAGAAAGAAGAGTTGCAGCAGCAGTTGGCTTTTAAGGATCGCATCCTGGCGATGCTGGCCCATGACCTGCGCAATCCTCTGACCGCCGCTTCGATTGCCCTAGAAACCATTGAACTGAGCGGTGATCGCCTCACCCCTCAATTGATGGCCCAGATGGTGCGCCACGCTCGCACCCAAACCAAGGCCATGAACCGCATGATCACCGATATTTTGCAGGCGGCGCGTGGCACCAGTGCAGAGTTTACGATCGCGGCCTGCCAATTTGACATTACACACTTATGCAAAGAAGTTTTATTGCACCTGCGCAACCGCTTCGATAGTAAGCAGCAAACCATCGAAGAGGATCTACCCACCGATCTGCCCCTGGTTTACGCCGACACGGAGCGTATTCGGCAAGTTCTGATCAATCTGCTCGACAACGCCAGCAAGTACACCCCAGCCGGTGGCACTATTCAGATGCGAGCCATGCATCGAACCACTCAGAAAGTGCAAATCAGTGTGGGAGACAACGGTCCTGGCATTCCAGAGGAAAACCGAGAGCGAATTTTTGAAGACCAATTCCGCCTCAAACGCGATGAGGCCCAGGATGGGTACGGCATTGGCTTGTCGCTGTGCCGCCGCATTATCCGCGCGCACTATGGCCAGATTTGGGTTGACTCGGTGCCAGGCTGCGGGAGCTCCTTCCACTTCACTCTGCCTGTCTTTGATCAGAAACGCTCTACCCAGTAG
- a CDS encoding ankyrin repeat domain-containing protein: protein MTSRAQFSASRHLAGLAMISLASAAALINVCKYPLLTSLGLAPSVPVLYDWGGLAAVESYLEQVNVKARDDEGNTPLHWAVLFNIDQRVAPLVARGAEVNARDAEGDMPLHLATTQGARLLVAQLIAEGAQVNARDHQGNTPLHLAIRHRQTGVAAFLLNHGAQVEATDRQGLTPLHLAAEQGNADFVALLLQRGAQVNTTDRKGNTPLNIAARFDQEAVAALLLQRGAQVNSHNGQAITPLHTAAESSSLAVATLLLKQGADVNAQDKRGLTPLHLAAATGWSGQKQLAALLIDHGAQLEAKDPQGLTPLHQAARYGQRNVAALLIAQGASINARDNHGLTPLHVAVRSRAEYGQKGVPELLLARGAAVNARDQQGVTPLGYAIHSNRYRLIRLLKQKGAVQ from the coding sequence ATGACGTCTCGAGCCCAATTCTCTGCCTCGCGGCATCTGGCTGGCTTGGCAATGATCTCGCTGGCTTCTGCCGCTGCGTTGATCAATGTCTGTAAGTATCCGCTCCTGACTTCTCTAGGCTTAGCTCCCTCTGTACCAGTGCTCTACGACTGGGGAGGTTTAGCAGCAGTTGAAAGCTATCTAGAACAGGTGAATGTCAAAGCCCGGGACGACGAGGGGAATACACCGTTGCATTGGGCCGTTCTCTTCAACATTGATCAACGAGTTGCTCCCTTAGTAGCCCGCGGTGCGGAGGTCAACGCTCGCGATGCGGAAGGCGATATGCCCCTGCATCTGGCAACTACCCAAGGCGCGCGGCTATTGGTCGCTCAACTGATTGCTGAGGGAGCCCAGGTCAACGCCAGAGATCATCAGGGCAATACGCCCCTGCATCTGGCAATCCGCCATCGACAAACAGGGGTTGCAGCGTTTTTGCTTAATCACGGTGCTCAGGTTGAGGCTACAGATCGCCAGGGCCTCACACCCTTGCACCTCGCTGCTGAGCAGGGCAATGCAGACTTCGTCGCTCTGCTGCTCCAGCGAGGAGCTCAAGTTAATACCACTGACCGCAAAGGGAATACCCCGCTCAACATCGCAGCCCGCTTTGACCAGGAAGCCGTTGCTGCCTTGCTGCTGCAACGAGGGGCGCAGGTCAATAGTCATAATGGGCAGGCGATCACACCTCTGCATACCGCTGCCGAGAGCAGCAGTCTGGCAGTAGCCACTCTGCTCCTGAAGCAAGGGGCTGACGTCAACGCTCAAGACAAGCGGGGTCTAACCCCTTTACACTTGGCAGCGGCAACTGGCTGGAGCGGTCAGAAGCAGCTAGCCGCCTTACTGATTGACCACGGCGCTCAGCTTGAGGCCAAAGACCCTCAAGGGCTGACGCCTTTACATCAGGCAGCCCGTTATGGACAACGTAACGTCGCTGCGTTGCTGATTGCTCAAGGTGCCTCAATTAACGCCAGAGATAACCACGGCTTAACGCCTCTGCATGTTGCTGTTCGCTCGCGGGCGGAGTATGGCCAGAAGGGAGTTCCAGAGCTGCTGCTGGC